In one Brassica oleracea var. oleracea cultivar TO1000 chromosome C9, BOL, whole genome shotgun sequence genomic region, the following are encoded:
- the LOC106319270 gene encoding phosphatidylinositol 4-kinase gamma 3-like, whose product MLFASVALCPALEEVVNFPGFVGRFGLNLDDPILIFLNIAESLNPMRVMESDSLASVKLRFQSIKGFFVKKQKVLYDGRELARDYVHHELTLDGENGENVIHLLIKKSSKVIAKPKDFSVEHVVVNHEIELPSLLKELISSTIEGLEKGNAPIKSSDGSGGAYFMQDQSGHKYVSVFKPIDEEPMAVNNPHGLPLSLDGEGLKKGTQVGEGAFREVAAYLLDYPMTGPRTFPHDQRGFAGVPPTTMVKCLHKDFNHPNGYSFSQENAKIGSLQMFVSNVGTCEDMGYGVFPVDQVHKISVLDIRLANADRHGGNILVSRDGNDGQIVLTPIDHGYCFPNKFEDCTFEWLYWPQAKEPYSLETLEYIKALDAEQDIELLRFHGWEIPPSCARVFRISTMLLKKGAAKGLTPFAIGSILCRETLEKESVIEQIIYEAEAIWSPETTEEEFISTVCDIMDRYLDQYSLN is encoded by the exons ATGTTATTTGCTAGTGTAGCTCTATGTCCAGCCCTGGAAGAAGTTGTCAACTTTCCAGGTTTTGTCGGACGGTTTGGTTTGAACTTAGACGACCCAATCCTGATATTCCTGAACATCGCCGAGTCTCTGAACCCGATGCGGGTCATGGAGTCGGATTCGTTAGCGTCCGTGAAGCTAAGGTTTCAGAGTATCAAGGGATTTTTTGTGAAGAAGCAGAAGGTGCTCTATGATGGTCGAGAGCTAGCTCGAGATTACGTTCACCATGAACTCACATTAGATGGTGAAAACGGAGAGAATGTGATTCACTTGCTTATTAAAAAATCATCTAAAGTCATCGCAAAGCCTAAAGATTTCTCCGTGGAGCATGTTGTTGTTAACCATGAGATTGAACTGCCTTCACTGCTCAAGGAGCTTATCAGCTCCACTATAGAGGGCTTGGAGAAGGGAAACGCCCCCATCAAATCATCTGATGGATCAGGGGGAGCTTACTTCATGCAAGATCAATCCGGTCACAAATACGTATCCGTCTTCAAACCGATAGACGAGGAGCCAATGGCTGTGAACAATCCCCACGGACTACCTCTCTCACTCGACGGGGAAGGTTTAAAGAAAGGAACACAAGTTGGTGAAGGAGCTTTCAGAGAAGTAGCAGCCTACTTATTAGACTATCCCATGACCGGACCAAGAACTTTTCCTCATGACCAACGCGGTTTCGCTGGTGTTCCACCAACAACAATGGTCAAATGCTTGCACAAAGACTTCAACCATCCCAATGGTTACAGTTTCTCCCAAGAGAACGCAAAGATTGGCTCGTTGCAGATGTTTGTGAGTAACGTCGGAACTTGTGAAGATATGGGATACGGAGTCTTCCCTGTTGATCAGGTTCACAAGATCTCGGTTCTAGACATTAGGCTTGCTAATGCAGATCGTCACGGTGGTAACATTTTGGTTAGCCGAGATGGAAATGATGGTCAGATCGTGCTTACTCCTATCGACCACGGCTATTGCTTTCCAAATAAG TTTGAAGACTGCACGTTTGAGTGGCTATACTGGCCTCAAGCAAAAGAGCCATACTCTTTAGAGACACTTGAATACATCAAAGCCTTGGACGCTGAGCAAGACATTGAACTTCTGAGGTTCCACGGTTGGGAGATTCCGCCTTCATGCGCCCGTGTCTTCCGCATCTCGACCATGCTTCTCAAGAAAGGTGCTGCGAAGGGTCTCACGCCTTTTGCCATTGGAAGCATTCTGTGCAGAGAAACACTCGAGAAAGAATCTGTGATCGAACAAATCATCTATGAGGCTGAAGCAATATGGTCCCCAGAGACAACAGAAGAGGAGTTTATCAGCACAGTCTGTGATATTATGGATCGCTACCTCGACCAGTATTCTCTGAACTGA